The following coding sequences are from one Candidatus Borkfalkia ceftriaxoniphila window:
- a CDS encoding SGNH/GDSL hydrolase family protein produces MKRLITILLSSILLFSLVGCLETETPPPTPPTPPDNTLEDNSGMVDSRYDLKTYLYPLWEGTTVYNETVWFTVDNVAPLLYTPDEILSVKSYDLTTIYTEGVDYVLDGGSLVLTDNSRIPFMSLNEYFPTTPTMIALPRGDGTYWYAVEGPDISNRQVVVTYTRSARKHWTMPLDESAKFPKTMEKLSSGAPIKVLFYGDSITVGANSSEFLGIAPHAESYANMVKSYIEARFPDANMTFHNTAVGGTDSNWGIGKSAGNAAIDNIEAAEGDHFQKRVLNENPDLLFIAYGMNDQDYSPDSRFEDNIDEMIRKVRAQNPDVEIMLISGMIANPDTPFHNKDYDAYQESLAAISDRYENVGLATTLNTVRSVYNNGKRFQDCTANNVNHPNDFMMRLYAQTVLYSLFGADYIDHI; encoded by the coding sequence ATGAAACGCTTGATCACGATCTTACTGAGCAGTATTTTGTTATTTTCTCTGGTCGGGTGCCTGGAGACGGAAACGCCTCCTCCTACGCCCCCGACGCCTCCCGACAACACATTGGAGGACAACAGCGGCATGGTAGACAGCAGATACGATCTTAAAACTTACCTGTATCCCTTGTGGGAGGGCACCACCGTTTATAACGAAACGGTATGGTTTACCGTCGACAACGTCGCGCCTCTCCTGTATACGCCCGATGAAATTTTATCCGTAAAGTCGTACGACTTAACGACGATTTATACCGAGGGCGTGGATTACGTGCTGGACGGCGGCTCGCTCGTACTTACCGATAACAGCCGTATTCCCTTTATGAGCCTGAACGAATATTTCCCCACGACGCCTACGATGATCGCGCTGCCCCGCGGCGACGGCACATACTGGTACGCGGTGGAAGGGCCCGATATCAGCAACAGGCAGGTCGTCGTTACCTATACGCGCAGTGCGCGCAAGCATTGGACCATGCCTCTCGACGAGAGTGCGAAATTCCCCAAAACGATGGAAAAACTTTCTAGCGGCGCGCCGATCAAGGTGCTGTTCTACGGCGATTCCATCACCGTGGGCGCAAATTCCAGCGAATTTCTGGGGATCGCGCCGCACGCGGAGTCGTACGCGAATATGGTGAAATCTTACATCGAAGCGCGCTTCCCCGACGCAAACATGACCTTTCACAATACGGCCGTCGGCGGAACGGATTCCAACTGGGGTATCGGCAAAAGCGCGGGCAACGCCGCCATCGACAACATCGAGGCCGCCGAGGGCGACCATTTCCAAAAGCGCGTTTTAAATGAAAATCCCGACCTTCTCTTCATCGCCTACGGCATGAACGACCAGGATTATTCTCCCGACTCGCGTTTCGAAGACAACATCGACGAAATGATCAGAAAGGTACGCGCGCAGAACCCGGATGTGGAGATCATGCTCATATCGGGTATGATTGCAAATCCCGATACGCCTTTTCACAATAAGGATTACGATGCGTATCAGGAATCTTTGGCGGCGATCTCGGACCGTTACGAAAACGTGGGGCTCGCCACGACGCTGAATACCGTGCGTTCCGTGTACAATAACGGCAAACGGTTCCAGGACTGCACGGCGAACAACGTGAATCATCCCAACGACTTTATGATGCGCCTGTATGCGCAGACGGTGCTGTATTCTCTGTTCGGCGCCGATTATATCGACCATATCTAA